The following proteins come from a genomic window of Athalia rosae chromosome 1, iyAthRosa1.1, whole genome shotgun sequence:
- the LOC105693456 gene encoding probable 39S ribosomal protein L45, mitochondrial gives MPQIAFNMLVNFGRIVQGNVPLQLMPCATVAPYLQLVRHRTTKHWDPKFKKLRRDKVLKLDLRDPNRKAEDMTPEETRSLMKERGLVKPRPWNERPIYIGCTSSIFEPYIPPEGDGKFSAISKVGAQQKVEFLTQKGKSMMAVRKMRNYDEDLNLKVFAEVARDIYVKAHEALAVKNKAALRQYVTERAYPEMIHNIRDKTLHWKFIQSLEPSRVVQARCTEVISKDNIFGQMTVRFHTQQVLAIYDRFGRLLHGSEIVKKDVIEYIVFEKHLSNQYGTWRLHDKIIPSWMPPKEPTMKTFISPVESVEVAKESHVP, from the exons ATGCCTCAAATTGCCTTTAACATGCTAGTTAACTTCGGCCGAATTGTTCAG GGCAACGTGCCGCTACAATTAATGCCGTGTGCCACAGTAGCCCCGTACCTTCAGTTGGTTAGGCATCGTACTACAAAGCACTGGGACCCCAAATTCAAGAAATTGCGTCGAGATAAAGTGCTGAAATTGGATCTTCGGGATCCAAATCGTAAAGCTGAGGATATGACTCCTGAAGAAACAAGGAGCTTGATGAAGGAACGTGGCCTTGTGAAACCAAGGCCCTGGAATGAACGGCCTATTTATATAGGCTGTACCAGCAGTATATTCGAACCTTATATCCCCCCCGAGGGAGATGGGAAATTTTCAGCAATTTCAAAAGTA GGCGCCCAACAAAAAGTCGAGTTTCTAACGCAAAAAGGTAAATCGATGATGGCAGTCAGGAAGATGAGAAATTATGACGAGGATCTTAATTTAAAGGTGTTTGCTGAAGTGGCACGTGATATTTATGTGAAAGCACATGAGGCGTTGGCTGT TAAAAACAAAGCAGCTCTCAGACAATACGTCACTGAGCGAGCGTACCCT gaaatGATTCACAACATCAGGGACAAAACCTTGCATTGGAAATTTATCCAATCCTTGGAGCCGAGTCGTGTTGTCCAAGCTAGATGTACTGAGGTTATATCAAAAGATAATATTTTTGGTCAAATGACCGTACGTTTCCATACACAGCAG GTTTTGGCAATCTATGACCGATTTGGTCGTTTACTGCATGGTAGTgagattgtaaaaaaagatGTCATCGAGTACATTGTTTTTGAGAAGCATTTGTCAAACCAGTATGGAACTTGGCGTCTCCATGACAAAATCATACCATCGTGGATGCCCCCCAAAGAACCAACAATGAAGACATTTATTAGCCCAGTGGAATCAGTTGAAGTTGCAAAAGAATCACATGTACCATAA
- the LOC105693457 gene encoding DDRGK domain-containing protein 1 isoform X1, protein MDIVLLASLVTGLIIILAILALFSKRKGTSEANPRGQPPLAHGHQPRRAAGIRNARHRMHMNAAGPVRAGNESDDSNDANDENEDPDVGTSDNKLGTKKRAKLEAKAERRMHREAAERDREERKKRELLLQEKRDKQSEKERVEEVQRAEAEKKAREEKERQEYEEYLKMKEAFSVEEEGYQEGSEIEEINLLQQFLDYIKANKVVVLEDLAAHFRLKTVNVIERIQDLQADGSLTGVVDDRGKFIYISTEELEVVAKFIRQRGRVSITELAENSNILINLNPSKSNSLSV, encoded by the exons ATGGATATCGTTTTGCTGGCCTCTCTTGTTACGGgactaattataatattagCTATCCTAGCCTTGTTTTCAAAGAGGAaag gtacttCTGAAGCAAATCCCAGAGGACAACCACCGTTAGCACATGGTCATCAGCCACGACGTGCTGCAGGTATTAGAAATGCGAGACATCGCATGCATATGAATGCGGCAGGTCCAGTCAGAGCAGGTAATGAATCAGACGACAGCAACGATGccaatgatgaaaatgaggaTCCAGATGTTGGCACATCTGATAACAAGCTGGGAACTAAGAAAAGGGCAAAACTAGAGGCTAAAGCAGAAAGGAGGATGCATAGGGAGGCAGCAGAACGTGATAGggaagagcggaaaaaaagggagcTGCTTCTTCAGGAGAAAAGGGACAAGCAAAGCGAAAAGGAAAGAGTAGAGGAAGTTCAGAGagcagaagcagaaaaaaaggccagagaggagaaggagagacAGGAATATGAGgagtatttgaaaatgaaagaggccTTTAGTGTCGAAGAGGAAGGTTATCAGGAAGGCTCTGAGATAGAGGAGATCAATTTATTGCAGCAATTTCTGGACTACATCAAAGCTAACAAGGTTGTTGTCCTTGAAGATTTAGCTGCTCATTTCAGACTTAAAACTGTCAATGTAATAGAGAGGATACAAGACTTACAAGCTGATGGTAGTTTGACCGGAGTTGTTGACGATCGTgggaaatttatatacatttcaACAGAGGAGCTGGAAGTAGTGGCCAAGTTCATAAGGCAAAGGGGGCGAGTAAGCATCACAGAGTTAgcggaaaattcaaatattttgatcAATTTAAATCCATCGAAATCGAATTCTCTGAGCGTTTGA
- the LOC105693457 gene encoding DDRGK domain-containing protein 1 isoform X2: MHMNAAGPVRAGNESDDSNDANDENEDPDVGTSDNKLGTKKRAKLEAKAERRMHREAAERDREERKKRELLLQEKRDKQSEKERVEEVQRAEAEKKAREEKERQEYEEYLKMKEAFSVEEEGYQEGSEIEEINLLQQFLDYIKANKVVVLEDLAAHFRLKTVNVIERIQDLQADGSLTGVVDDRGKFIYISTEELEVVAKFIRQRGRVSITELAENSNILINLNPSKSNSLSV; encoded by the coding sequence ATGCATATGAATGCGGCAGGTCCAGTCAGAGCAGGTAATGAATCAGACGACAGCAACGATGccaatgatgaaaatgaggaTCCAGATGTTGGCACATCTGATAACAAGCTGGGAACTAAGAAAAGGGCAAAACTAGAGGCTAAAGCAGAAAGGAGGATGCATAGGGAGGCAGCAGAACGTGATAGggaagagcggaaaaaaagggagcTGCTTCTTCAGGAGAAAAGGGACAAGCAAAGCGAAAAGGAAAGAGTAGAGGAAGTTCAGAGagcagaagcagaaaaaaaggccagagaggagaaggagagacAGGAATATGAGgagtatttgaaaatgaaagaggccTTTAGTGTCGAAGAGGAAGGTTATCAGGAAGGCTCTGAGATAGAGGAGATCAATTTATTGCAGCAATTTCTGGACTACATCAAAGCTAACAAGGTTGTTGTCCTTGAAGATTTAGCTGCTCATTTCAGACTTAAAACTGTCAATGTAATAGAGAGGATACAAGACTTACAAGCTGATGGTAGTTTGACCGGAGTTGTTGACGATCGTgggaaatttatatacatttcaACAGAGGAGCTGGAAGTAGTGGCCAAGTTCATAAGGCAAAGGGGGCGAGTAAGCATCACAGAGTTAgcggaaaattcaaatattttgatcAATTTAAATCCATCGAAATCGAATTCTCTGAGCGTTTGA